The genomic interval AGTGAGGACCTACCTGACTTCCAGTTTTATTTGTGGGCTAGGGGTGAAGCAGAGGGGATAAGACATAGGTGGCATGCCTCTTTTATGAAGTACTTCCCACTATgtcttatttttttggccatgccacatggctggTGGGTCTTaagttcctggaccagagattgaatctgcacctcctgcagtggaaacacagagtcataaccactgaacTGTCTGGGAGGTACCCCCCCCATTGTATCTTTAATTCTAAGTTTAATTGAAACAATCTGGGAAAACAGGAGTAGTAAATTGCAAGGGGCTGGTACAGCAGGTAGGATGGCTAGTATTGCCATTTATTCTCTAAGAATTGTATCTTTGAGATACACGGAAAGGGACTCTTCTGTTTGTTGGATACAGAACAGGTGAAAAGTATTACAGGAAATTTAGGGATtaaagaaaagtacaaaacaaaatcaccCATCATTCCACCACCTGAGGTCACCAGCATCTTAATGGGAACATAAAGGAAAAATGCTTTCATGTGTTGTAACACAGAGCAGTTATTGATTGTGAAGGAACAGTTCAGATTATTTGTAACTGTCTGCACTGGTGCTCTGCATTTAACTGTTTGTCACAGGGCTTAGAGTTGACAGCTCCAGGCAGTGCTCACAGATGGAGGGTGAACGGTGCCTTCCACAGTTAGGCAGGCTGCAGTTCTGGCGTGTGAACACTGCACATGAGTTGTGGTGTAAATGCACTTTCAATCAAAAGCATGCAAATGTCACTTCGGACTCTTAAAATTTCATGATTTTGTTAAACAGAGTTTTTTAATAATGAGGAAAAAAGTACTTTCCTCACTTTGGAGAAAACATAGGTGCTATTAACAGGTAGAAAATGTTATAGAAAGTCAtcagttttgttgattttcttaatTGTAAGGTTTAACTCCACTGCCTGATGACCAGAGCCAGAAAAAGTACAAACCTCTGGGAAATTCAACCACTGTAGAGAAAACCACGCCCTTCTTGCCATCATATATCTACCAGAAtcaaagccaagaaaaaaaacaccCTTCTAACATTTTATCCAGTGAACAAAATGACTTCTCTAGAACTGCTCATCAGGATTTTGTTTTAACTTCAAGAAGTGGTGCTTCTCCCAGTGTGTTTTATGAGGCAGAGTGTCAGGAAGCACTTgtggaaaaaaatgatttgaaggaagaaaatgataactCTTCTAAAGGTGAgttacttatttttctctcctctatAGTTAATGGACAGTGTCACCTAGTTGTTCTAAGACAAGGAAAGTcctgcatttttttcctcctattcGTGTCTTTTTTTGTCCTcctaaatatttgtgtatttatttacttggctgcactgggtcttagttgcagcatgcgaacacttagttgtagcatgtggcatCTAATTCCATGATCAGGtttgaacccagacctcctgcattgtgagtgcagagtcttagccaccggaccaccagggaagtccatgctaCATCTTTAAATGAGAGATCCTAACTTCTGTACAGCCATTGAGCCTGGTTTGGACACAGAATTTGTGACTTTCCGGGAACAAGTTGCAGGATGACTCTTGCTGACTTCAGACCTTGCTGTGGTAGCATCAGGTCTTCAGAAAGGGAGGCAGTGATTTCTGCATGGATCATTTTTCTCGAGAGCTTAGGAAAAGTTAGAAATCGatttaaaaagtgtgtgtgttggtggtggGGAATAGGATAGAAGATGTGACATGTGAACAATAGATTAGTGATGGGACTTACTACTTGTAAGAGAAATCCCTCCAACCCCGACACCCTTACTGTATCTCTGTGTTCTCAGCACCCGGCATGCTCCTGCCAGAGCACTGGCTCTTAGTGTCTGCTCATTCCAAACTCACTGAGCGCTCAAGGCATTTCTAGTGTAAAGTCCTGTTTCTGTGCTCACTCCctggctttttgtttctttccataTTTTGTAATCATAGAGTGAGTATTGTGTAATAAATTATGTTCTTTTCCCACTCAATGTGGAAAGTGCTCATGGCACTTTCTGTAGCCTTCATAACCATAATTTTAATGTTATCATTATGCAGATCATCAAATAATATGTCTTTATTTCATGTTCTTTATAGTAGGATTGAATCATttccagtattttaaattttaatttgcttttcaacTTTAATGGTGTTTTTATGTATATGTTCTTTAGAGTCAGAtatagaaaaacacaaatgataCGACAAAAAGTCTTTATTCAATACTTAGTATTGGGCACCTTTTGTGCATAATATCTTATTCCTAGTTTAGAGTAATTTCTTGGTATAagaaattttccttattttttatatagtacaTTCCCTTAaccttttcatctttatttggtggcactgtgcagcatgtgaaacttccctaaccagggatcaaacccttgccccttgcagtggaagcatggagtcttaaccactggactaccagggaagtcccattaacCTTTTATTTTGGCAAATTTCAAACATCCAGAAAAGTTGAAAGACCGCTGCAGTGATTACTAGTGTACCCACCACCTAGATGCAGCAATTGATATTTTTCCACATTAACTTTGTCTATCTATATTTGTATGTTGTAGATATCTGTATCTATACTTAAATTTATCTGTTTATATCTGCACATATTGATagtttgctcagtcatttcaTCTCAAATTATATGgagacattattttatataatttcaaatatcTGGAAAAAATTAGGACATTCTTCTATATAACCacattactattaatatttttgtatccAGGGACCTTAATTATGGAAATGCAATTTAGAATGCTCCCTGTGATCCCAAAATTGCCTCTTTaaggtgttttttaaaagtaggatCCAGTCAAGTTATTGTATTACATTCAGTTGCTACAATTCTTTGAGTCTTTTATAACTTAGAAAATTTCTCCCCCTTAACGTTAACTTTTTGAAGGATGTTGTGTTTTAATTTgggttttatacttttctttatcATATTAAATTGagtgttttaaaatctttggtatacattgtttaatttttttttagcatagtaACTTGTAAAATTCTCACATTTTAAGACTTTCATCTGCTTTTTTTATTGAACTAAATTGCTCCTAATTTTTATTCTAGGAGAAGGTATCTTACCATGTTTGGAGAAAATGACAGAACAGATTCAGGAAGGGAACGATacgaacttaaaaaaaattggtgaTTCCTCAGAAGTGGTTAATATTGAAGAAAGGTATCATTTGCGTTGAAAGGAATTTAATATGAGTCATTATTATTGGTACTTTCTTTGTTTGAAAGATCcatagttttattgtttttgcttgGACGTGCTTTTAAGTATAGGATTGAAGATCTATCTTATTCCATATTGTCAGCAAAGAGGTTGGGAAGATAATCAGTTAAAGTAGCCTTGACATTGTATTGGGAGAATCTAGCAGTTTTTTTCATCTAAGGGAAATACCTGGATAAAACTAATATTCTCTCAAATAGGTAAATCCTgttttggagaagagaaagatcaTATATTGGAGTTGTACATCTGGTATCACTTATAAATAATAATTGAGTGTGgttatagaatttaaaattttatatcaaagATAAAATATCAATAGTGAGGtcgtttattattttcttaaatattttagtatatgttaTGGAATGCTAAATGACTTGTTAATATTGTTAAGGatcttaaagaatatttatttaatgaccTATTCTTGGAAACATATCTTAATTATATAATGAATATGTTACTTTAAAAGTTAATCTGAGGTCAGTAGGTGGACTTCAGAGGGGCTTTTTCAAATCACATGTAGAGAcatgtatttctgtattttggGAAATGGAGTGGAATTGTAGCTTTTAATAGATTCTCAAATGGAATTTGTAATGTTGGAAAAGGTTAGTTCTCAGTCAGAGTTGTCTATCAGCCACATTAAGTGTAAAGTATTCACCACATTATGATTTGCATGTtacataactttatttttatgattaggCCTATTAAAGCTGctattagagaaagaaaacaaacttttgaagACTACTTAGAGGAACAGATTCGGTTGGAAGAACTAGAACTGCAACAAAAACAGCTAAAGGTTAGCATTTCTACTATTTTGATCCAGTTATCTAAGGCTTTAGAGATTTGTTTATAATTTGcttaaaaaatagctttgagaTTATTTGGATATACCAGAATTaattcaaatattcttttattttaggaAGCAGAAGGATCTTTGCTTatcaaagcaaaaccaaaacaaccATTCTTAAAACGAGGAGAAGGTTTAGCCAGATTTACTAATGCTAAATCTAAGTTTCGGAAGGGGAGAGAAAGTAACCTAGTCACCACTCAGAGCATTTCAGAGGACCAGCCTGTGTTTAAATCAGATAAACAACAATTCCAGCGGAAAACTGCTCttataaataaagaaatctgTACAGAGAACCTTCCTGTTAAAAAGAACAGTAAAGTCAGAACCAAGTATGGTTCGCTCACACTCAGTCAGAAGCCAAAAGTGCTTAAGAGTAATAGTAGGAAAAGTCTCTCTCCATCAGGATTGAAAATGCCAGCCGGGAAGAAATGTGATGGGCAATTCAGAAAGCAGATCAGTTTAGGAAAAAAAGTGGAatctaataataaagaaaatgtaccTGAGTGTACAAAACCTTTCGATGTTGGTTGCACAATCTGGAATAAGGCACGCAGTAAAGACAGACTTCCCATTTCCACAGGACTCATCAGCTGTATGGCTTCTCAGAGCCCAGCAAGTGAAACTTTGAAAGGGTCAGAATCTTCTCTTGATGTTTCTCTTCGGAAAAAGTTAGAGAATTgggaacaagaaaaggaaaaggaaaatttggaattagatgaatttttgtttttagaacaAGCTGCTGATGAAATATCATTTTCTAGTAACTCCTCATTTGTACTGAAGATCTTAGAGAGGGACCGGCATAACTGCAGAGGTCGCCGGCTGTCTTCTACCCCTGTTAAAGGTGTGCGGGAAGAGAAGACAGCAACACTGGGTTCTTTTAGTCAGCATAACCAAAACGAGGATCCGGACCATGCCCAGTGTGGAAGCAAGGCTGAGTGCGAGGTTGCTCCCAGACAACTTGATTCAGTGTTCTCACCGGGAGGATTGTGGGCGCCGTCCtgtgaagtcaggaggagaatgTTCCAAACGAACCCTCCTGAAAGGCAGACCAGGTGGAGTGCAGGCGATGGTGAAGGTGTTACAGACAGTGATCATAGCACTGATTTGGAGGAACAGCTTGACGTCACTATAAAGCCGTCATCTGAGGGTAAGGAAAGGAGTTCCAGCAGCAGAGAAGATAGTCCACAAGTCTGTGATGGTAAGGGACCTTTTCGGGACATCACGActcaagaggaagagaaaaggagagatgttGATTTAGATTTGTCTGATAAGGATTATAGCAGTGATGATTCTCTCATAATAGAAagcttgaaaaataaagtttctcattcCTCCAGAAGACACTCATCTATAAGTGTGAATAAAATTGACTTTGATGATGAAAGAACTTGGACTGACCTTGAAGATAATTCATTTAAACATGATGGTGTTCTTGGGAATGAAGCCATTTATGGGACTCCCCAGACAACCTGCCCTAACAAGAGTGAAATGTGTGTACTGGACAAAACGATAAAAAGGAAGGTCGTGCCAGTCAAGAAGGGAGAAGACTTGGGCAAATCCAGTAGGGACCCAAGCCCTCCTCCTACCTCAGATCTGATGATagaattctttccttctctgaaatcGAAGTCAAAGTCACACTCACGCTCGAGAAATGATCCCAAGTTAAACACAAGTCAAGACCACCCACCTGGTATGTCAGAGTATTGTAATGAAATGTTgtaagtttaaatttattttatcagtATGTTGTCAGAATGTTTCTTAAAATCTTAATCTTTCTAGATGCTCAGTAGATACCTAGTAGGTGTTTGTTAaggtttgatttcttttgtgAGCCTAAATAATGTAAtagtcagacacacacacacacacatgtgcgtgcGCGCACACTAGTATAAGATTTGGAAGAATTGTGATTGcagattttttcaaattttaacctGTGTCTTATTGCCAAGGCTTTAAAATTAATTACTGTAAGGTGAGATAACACTGAAGTTTCTTTAATAACCAAGGGCTattggacttccctcatagctcagtcggtaaagaatctgcctgcaatgcaggagaccagggttcgattcctgggtcaggaagatcccctcgagaaggagcctggcaggctacagtccatggggtcccaagagttggataagacttagcgactaaaccactaccaacAACCAAGGAATACCCAACTTGTGGTTGGTGTTGCTGTGTTACCTCCACTTGTGCACACCAgtttaaatcagtttttttaaTGGTCTCATGCATTAACTTGCTAAAtataatgaagaagaaatagagtaaaatctGAGTTTCCTCTCTTCCCCAGACCTGGACTCCTAGAGACACCAACTTCCCCATTTCATTTGTGTATTGTACCAAGATTCCATGCATATGAAAGTGTATATGTGAATGTGTATATAATTTACCTTTCTACACAAATGTAAACATACTTTGTATATACTGCTCTGCCCCTTGCTTGTAATACATTTTGAAGCTTGTGCTAATATACATCTGTCTCATTCCATTTCATGGCTGTAAAGTATTTAGTTGATGGGATGGAATTTCTAAACTTATATCAAAAAcagttttccattcttttatgtatattataaactTGAATGTCTAGCAAAGCATGGGTGCTTTAAAAtataagctattttttaaaaatagtattttttgcTGGAAGGTTGGAAGCTTAAAGTATAGAAGCAAAAGTGTTTATAACTAAACCATGCTAAGGTAACTGTGATCTACTTCTTTACATTCATTTTtcctatgtatttttaatatggtAGAGACATATAATTGCCCTTATCCTTTTTGACCAGATGTATGCAGTGCTTTGGCCATATCATTAAAACTGTGTACTTTTAAAATGGTTGCAGAAAATTATATTAATGTGGCATAATTTTATTACAGTAGTTTCATGTTGAacatttcagttgtttttcaCTATTAGAAATAACACTGCAATGCACACTTTTGTGTAGAATGACTTGTATGATTTTATAAGTTCCTTCTTTAACTAGATTTTTAGAAGTGGGTCAGAGGGGAGATACATGTATTTTTAGTCTTGTGATATAAATTAAGGTTATTTTCCAAATGGGTGGTTGAAGGACAAAAGTATAGGCTATTTTGTTAAGTAGCAAATTTGATGTGGAAAAGgtcttaatttgtatttcttttattggTGGGGGATAAactttgattttggtgttgattAGTGCTTTAGATCTCTTATGAATGCTTGTTCATGTTCTTAAGctgttttatgtatatttgttcaagaatttgagtgatttttaaaatatgtagtgTTAATTTGTCATCAGATTGTTTTTTGAGGTAGAATGATTTGATTCTTCAAGTTTAGATTGCCCCATCTGCAAAGTTAGGCCATTgtaaatttttttgtcttttagaagTATTGTTCCTAATGCTTTTTAATAATACAGGTATTGAGAATATTTAGGGCCCTTAGTGTAATAGCTAGCTAGTGTTTTGCTGCTGAAAGCTTTTTGTGAAGTTCAGTATTGGTGGCTTATCTTCTAGGTGGCAATGCTCGATCTCaaattttgagagagaaaattACTGAATTGGAAACggaaatagaaaaatttaaagcTGAGAACACATCTTTAGCTAAACTTCGCATTGAACGAGAAAGTGCCTTGGAAAAACTCAGGTAAGTGGGGGAAATGTACAGTGATCCAGTTACATCTTTAAGATTATATCTAAACTATTTGAAACAATTCCTGTTAATCTAGCTAGAGCAGGAAGTGAAATACATTCCAcaaaagaatttaataaatttaGATAAAATGACCTATTGTGGTCAAAGATGTGTTAAAAGGGGAATTCTCTTAGTGATGCGGTCATAAACTGAAGTTTGACAAGCAGTTTGGAGCTGTGGGTTCAAGTGCCACCTTGGCCAGTGTACTACGTTCTAGGCCTGCTGTGACACAGTGcacacaaactgggtggcttaaaacaacacatttattttctcacatttctggagactGAAAGCCTGAAGTTGGGCGTCAGCAGAGCTGtgctttctcttctgtcttctcttgGTTTCTAGTGATCTTTGGCCTTCCTTGGGTTGCAGCTGAACATGGGGTTGTTTCTGCCTCTGGGTTATTGAAAATAGTGCTGAGGAGCCACCACGCTGTTCCACAGGGGCCGCACCAGTTAtgtcatgtatattttaccaGTTTGTGTCATGTTCACCATGCTGTTCCACAGCGGCCACGCCAGTTACATCATGTTCATCTGCACGAGCCAGCCGAGCCAGCTCTGCATCCTGGGAATCAGTCGTGGTGTGTTAATGCCTTTACTgtgctgttgaatttggtttgctaggtTTTTTTTGAGGAGTTTTACACCCTTATTCATCTGGGACATTAgcctttagttttctttccttgtgtttttgTCTGCCTTTGGTATGAGAGTGAAAACTAgcttcacagaatgagtttggaagtgtcccttctttttaaagattggTATTAATCCTTCTTTGAGTATTTAGTAGGACtcacctgtgaagccacctgTCCTGGGCTTTCCGTTTGTGGGAAGTTTTTGATGACTGATTCAGTCCTCTTATTTGTTATTGGTCTGTTCaggctttctcttccttctgggtccagttttggtagtttgtatgtttctaggaatttgtcatTTCTTCTGAGTTATCTAGTGTTTTGGAATATAATTGTTCACATGtggtcctttttatttctgaggtATTTGTTAAGGcctgtatttctctttttttcttagtctgACTAGAGGTTTGTGTGTCTCCCCTAATGCGTGTGTCATTCATTCAGTCACATCACATAAGTCCTATAGGCTttcttcactccttttcattcttttccctttttaccTCCCTGACTGGGTATCTTCAAGTCACCAGCCTGTGCGGTCACagaattttttcttctgcttgagTTTGCTGTTGAAGTTCTCTGTTGCATTtgtccttcatttcttttattctccagctctagaatttctttctttcttttttaataatttctgtttgttcttgttttgtttcacATGCTGTTTCTCTGATTTCATTGAGTTGTTTATCTGTGCTCTCTTGTAGCTTGCTGAGCTTCATAAAACAATTACTTTGTGTTCTTTGTCAGGTGGTTTGTAGATCTCCATTTCTTTGGGCTGGTTACTGAAGCTTTATTAACAGTTTCCTTTGGTGGTCTCATGTTTGCCTGATTCTTACTGATCTGTGTAAACTTGTGTGGATGTCCTTGTATTTGAAGAAACAAACACCTGCTCCTGTCTCTAGAGGCCTTTTCTGGCAGGTAAAGACCTTGTCCTGCTGGACTCCTGGACTGATGGGTGCCTCCAGGATCACGGTGGGATTGCAGCTGGCTCATTGTGCTGGATCCACAGTGAAGGGGTTCACCATTTGATAGGCCTGTCACCAGGGTTGCAGTCGGCTGTGGTTCCTGCCACATCCCCAGTGGACAGAACTCCTTCTTGGACCGCAGTCAGGCAGGGCTGAAACTACATCATGGGCTGCCTCCTGTACCACTGCTGGGTCTGTAATGGGAGGTGTGTTTCCGGAGGTCAGCACAGGTGTGGCTCCTGCCAGGTTCCTGAGCATCTTCCCAGTGGGTCCCCGGTCCAGCAGGACTGCCTCCATACTCAGAGCAGGGCTGGAGCTGGGTCACCAGGTTGTGTCAGGATCTGTGGGCAGGACCAGGGTCCGTGGGTCTGCTtccaggggcaggggtgggcatggctcctcctgcctcctttgGCAGTGGGGCTGTGTGCAGTGCAGTCAGGTAGCCATTTAGTAGGTCTGCATGGACCTGCCTTCTCAAAGTGCTGTCCTTGATCTCAGGCTTCACCAGGGTTTCTCAGTTACCTCCCAGGGTCCTTGAGTTCCCACAAAAGCCTCGAGTTCCCACTTTTGTCTGTGGATGGTGGTCAGATTGTCGTTTGTGTGGGAGCATGCGAGCTGGGACCCCTTATTCCACAGTCCTGCTGTCGTTGCTCCGTGTGCTCTCAGCTCAGCATCCAGAAAGATGCCCCAGACCAGTGTGCTGCTGTGCTCAATACCAGAGTCCTCACCatggtcccagagaccatgacCTTTATTagtccccccagccccaccatgtTTTTGACATTCTCTCCTACTGTTCTGTCTCTttagccacactggcctcctgtcTGTTCTTTGAACACGAGTCACGTTCGTACCCTGGGGCTTTTGCACATGCggtttcctcttcctggaataCTCTGTCCAGATATCTTCATGACCGATCTCTTCTGGTCCCTCAGATTTCACTTCACATACTATCTCAGCAAGATGATTCCATCCATAATTTCAGTCCCCTGACCTCCATATTTTCTAACCTCATTCCTTGCTTTATTCTTAACATTTCCAGTGTTCCatatattttacttgtttatCTTTATTGTCTTCTGTTgctcccactagaatgtaagaaGCTTTGTAGGactaaggattttattttttttcattgtgttttctcCAGTTCCTAGCATAGTGCCTGAGTCATAGTAGGTTCCCAGAGAGTGCTTGCTGAGAGGGGCTTTACTGAGTTGTTATTTCACTACTGTTGATTGAAGGTGGAGTCATCAAAACCAGCAGCTCCTCCATTCCAGGCTGTCACTGGGGCTTCATTTTGTGCCACATGTGGATGACGATATCAAGGTGGTCTCCTTAGATGATAATGTGGTTTGGTCCTTTTAGGAAAGAAACTGCTGACTTTGAACAacagaaagccaaagaattggCTCGAATAGAGgagtttaaaaaggaagaaatgaggaaattacaaaaggaaCGCAAAGTTTTTGAAAAGTATTCTACAGTTGCAAGAACTTTTCCAGATAAAAAGGAACGTGAAGAAATACAAGTATGTCAGTTATTTATATTCATAAGTTAGTAAAGATGGCAGTCTTGTaagaattttagaattatttgggTCAAAGAGAAATTGGGTATCAACGTATTAATCATCCATTGACTCAGCAGATAATCTGAGATACCAGGAACACCTTCTGTAGTCatggcttttcattttatttttattaaattttttactcTTTGGCTATGccatggggatcttagttccccaaccagggctcgaacccttgccccctccatcttaaccactggacctccagagaagtaCTGTACTCTTGACTTATGAAGAGTAAAATATGTCAGTTCTTTTCTTACTAAAGACTTCCCCAGAAAAGACTACGATAATGACATGGATAAATTCAAAACATTGATTTTGAATTCCTTTTAACTTTACTGAGgaattattgaaatatataaCTATGTGTTTAGAAGTATACTGTGTGATGATTTGATGCACATATACATTGTGGAATAATTACCAAGGTCAAGTTATCTCTGAGTAAGTGGGTGTGGAGAATGCCGAAGATCTGCTCTGAGCAACTGTCAGGTGCACAGCGCAACCTTGTTAACCAGTCACTGAGCTGTACCGAAGCCCCTCAGAACTTACACTCTTCTTACAGCTcaaagttcatgtcctttgaccTCCCTTGCTCCATTTCCCCTCCCTCCAGCTCTCGGAAACCAGCATTCAGCTCTTGGAAGTCAGCTTTTCCCCCCTaaaattctacatgtaagtgataccgtATAATatttgtctgctgctgctaagtcacgtcagtcgtgcccgactctgtgcgaccccacagatggcagcccacaaggctcccccgtccctgggattctccaggcaagaacaatggagtgggttgccatttccttctccaatgcgtgaaagtgaaaagtgaaagtgaagtcgctcagtcgtatctgactcttagtgaccccatggactgcagcctaccaggctcctccatccatgggattttccaggcaagagtactggagtgggtcaccagtgCCTCTCTGATAGTATTTGTCTCTGTTTGGCTTATTTGGCTTTGAATTCTTAAATTATTTAGATTTATGAGTTGCCATTTTAGTAGAATAGTTCATTACCCACATGATAACAGTGGTTGCCAGTTAGAAATTGCTCACTTGTTAGTTGCACGCCACCATTTTATAAATAGGAAGTTCAGGGAGGTAATGACTTTACTTCATGTATTTTCATGGCACAGAACTGGGATATGAGCCTTGACCTCACTCAGGCCCTGAGTCTGTCTCTCTGACGTCGAATCCTGGGAAGGGCCTTGACCTCACCTGGGTccagcctctgtctctctctgaagTCACACCTGGGAAGGGCCCCTGAGTCCTGTTCCTCCCCCTGTTGCCTGTGCTGCTCTGTTGACTGCTGTGAGGCTGTGAGAGGCTGGGTGGGCATCCAGGCCCACACGTGTTCATGAGGTGGTGGACCTCCTCATTCACACCTCATTCGGAGTGAGCTTGTGGGTGGTGGCGATGCTTTCTTGATTCTAAGCTTCCCTCCGCTCTCAGTCATTCCCTGTAATTTGTTCCCACATGGGTGCAGGTGGCTGATTTCTGTTTGTACAGTTGCAAGTAGCTTCCTCAGACATCTCCAGGAGTTTCTTGAAACAAGTCATTTTCTCAGACCCAGTTCTCAGGAATTTCAGATAGACCCAGTTTCAGTCTCAGGAATTTCAGATAGACCCAGTTTCAGGGCTGGGAGTTCTGACTTCATTTATTCCCTTTGCCACTGCTCTTCCTTCAGTTAGTCATGGATTCCTGTTACTGTTTTCTTCACCAGATAACCC from Cervus canadensis isolate Bull #8, Minnesota chromosome 9, ASM1932006v1, whole genome shotgun sequence carries:
- the CENPJ gene encoding centromere protein J isoform X2: MFLMPASSELNSGQNFLTQWMANPSRAGVILNRGFPILEAEEEKPANVNFSTSFPVKATQFSNSFSFIREEDSLHEEQKLEPNSPFKLQSDKSEPQRVFPLTKEGPQIVARQDAPGQWEDSKNEFIADLLSEFKEVPYKDPLVKKLEQLKEEQQKKQEQLKKRQLEQLQRLMGEQEELLALVSGQQTLPGLTPLPDDQSQKKYKPLGNSTTVEKTTPFLPSYIYQNQSQEKKHPSNILSSEQNDFSRTAHQDFVLTSRSGASPSVFYEAECQEALVEKNDLKEENDNSSKGEGILPCLEKMTEQIQEGNDTNLKKIGDSSEVVNIEERPIKAAIRERKQTFEDYLEEQIRLEELELQQKQLKEAEGSLLIKAKPKQPFLKRGEGLARFTNAKSKFRKGRESNLVTTQSISEDQPVFKSDKQQFQRKTALINKEICTENLPVKKNSKVRTKYGSLTLSQKPKVLKSNSRKSLSPSGLKMPAGKKCDGQFRKQISLGKKVESNNKENVPECTKPFDVGCTIWNKARSKDRLPISTGLISCMASQSPASETLKGSESSLDVSLRKKLENWEQEKEKENLELDEFLFLEQAADEISFSSNSSFVLKILERDRHNCRGRRLSSTPVKGVREEKTATLGSFSQHNQNEDPDHAQCGSKAECEVAPRQLDSVFSPGGLWAPSCEVRRRMFQTNPPERQTRWSAGDGEGVTDSDHSTDLEEQLDVTIKPSSEGKERSSSSREDSPQVCDGKGPFRDITTQEEEKRRDVDLDLSDKDYSSDDSLIIESLKNKVSHSSRRHSSISVNKIDFDDERTWTDLEDNSFKHDGVLGNEAIYGTPQTTCPNKSEMCVLDKTIKRKVVPVKKGEDLGKSSRDPSPPPTSDLMIEFFPSLKSKSKSHSRSRNDPKLNTSQDHPPGGNARSQILREKITELETEIEKFKAENTSLAKLRIERESALEKLRKETADFEQQKAKELARIEEFKKEEMRKLQKERKVFEKYSTVARTFPDKKEREEIQALKRQVSDLQEDLKRKEAKWSSTQGRLRSQIEMLVRENTDLREEIKVMERFRLDAWKKAEATESSTRMGQCVTASKKDGFLNSSVRFQKSQISSGTQVEKYKKNYLPTQGNPSQRSKSEPRDLRSSEKGQIEKVYKNGCHVVLFPNGTRKEVSADGETVTVTFFNGDIKQVMPDGRVIYYYAATQTAHTTFPEGLEVLHFSNGQIEKHFPDGRKEITFPDQTIKNLFADGQEESIFPDGTVVRVQRDGNKIIEFNNGQRELHTAQFKRREYPDGTVKTVYTNGHQETKYTSGRVRMKDKDGNVLMDTKLS